TAGTCAGGCGGGACGCCGGACACGACCGTAGGCTCCAGGTTCTCGTCCAGGTGGAACAGGTGCGGGTTGGCCCATACGTCCGTGCTGTCCCTGGCCACGTACAGGGGGATGTCGCCGATGATGCGAATGCCCCTGTCGTTGGCGTAGCGCTTGAGGCGCAGCCACTGGGTGAGGAATAGCCATTGCCGGTATTTCTGGGCCTCAATACGGTCGCGGAGGTGTTCACGCCACCGGCGCAGGGCGTCTGGTTCGCGCCTGGCGATGTCCCTGTCCCATTCGTACCACGGCCGCAGGTTGTAGTGCTCCTTCAGCGCGGCGAAGAGGGCGTAGTCTTCCAGCCAGAAGGCGTTTTCGGCGCAGAACGCGGTGAAGGCGGCGCGCTGGGCGTCCGAGGCTTGGGCCTGGAAGTGGGCGAATGAGCGATCCAGGAGCGCGGTCTTGTAGGGGATCACGCGCCCGAAGTCCACTCGGGCATCCGAGAATTGCGGGACATCGGCGAGGTGTTCGGGCGCGAGAAGGCCCTCGTGCAGAAGCAGTTCGGGGCTGATGAGCAGCGGGTTGCCGGCGAAGACCGACAACCCCTGGTACGGCGAGTCGCCGAAGCCGGTGGGGCTGAGGGGCAGCACCTGCCAATACGATTGCCCGGCCGCCGCAAGGAAGTCCGCGAACTGGTAAGCGGAAGGCCCCATATCGCCGATGCCGTATCGGCTTGGCAGCGAGGTTGGGTGCATCAGAATACCACTGCACCGTGGGAATCGGGTCATAGCGCTCTCCTCATTGAAGTACGCATAGTTTACCACAGCGTTGGCGAAAGATACAAGTCCCGCACATGGAACCAGCCCCTGCGCTCGCAATGGGTTGGCGGCACAACGTCCGAACACGTAGAGTGTATTCACTACTAGCGCGGGTTGGGCCAAGTTGACGGTTTTCGTACCATGCGGTATAGTTACCGAAAGCCCGGCGTCGGCAGCACCACGGGGCGTGTGTGGGTGCGTGCTTATGACGGGTCGGTGTCTGAAAGTTCTATTTACCACTGAAGGAGGTACACATGGGTAACATCGCGATACACGGGTTTGGCAGGATTGGCCGCTCTGCGCTGAAGGCGGCGCTCAAGGGCGGGCTTTTTGTGCCGGTCTCTATCTCCGACATCAAGGATGTGCCGACGCTGGCCGCCTTGTTCGCCGTGGATTCCAACTATGGGCGGTGGCACGAACCGGTGCAGGCCGAGGACAATGCGTTCATCATCGGCGGCAGGAAGATCGCGTACTACAACACCCTGCAGGAACTGCCTGATTGGGGGGCGCTGGGGGTGGATTTGGTCGTGGACTGCACGGGGCGGGCCACGGTGAGGGCTGGCGCGCAGGCGCATCTGGATCGCGGCGCCAAGCGCGTGCTGGTCAGCGCGCCGAGCAAGACCCTGCAGGACTGCGACGCGGTGCTGTTGCCGGGCATCAACCTGGAGCAGTTTGACCCGGAGAAGCACCGTATCATCAGCATGGCCAGTTGCACGACGAATGCGCTGGCTCCGGTGGTGAAGGTGCTGCGCGAGCACTATGGCATCAAGAGCGGCTTCTTCTCCACGGTGCACGCCTACACCAACTCGCAGTCCCTGACGGACCAGCCGATGAAGGACCGCCGGGATTCGTGGGCGGCTGCTGAGAACATCATTCCGTCCTCGTCGGGCGCGGCCAAGGCTCTCAACTTCATCTGGCCCGATCTGAAGATGACGGGCAAGGCATATCGGGTTCCCGTCCGCACGGGCAGTATCGCGGAAGTCAACGCGATTCTGGGGCGCTCCGTAACCGCGGACGAGGTGCGCAACGCCTTCCGGGAAGCCGCGGCTCGGCCGCCGCTGCACGGCATCATGGACGTGCTGGAGGAGCAGTGGGCCTCGTCGCGCATCGTGGGCGACCCGCACTCGTCCATCGTGGACCTTCCGCTGGTGCAGGTCATGGATAGCATACTCGTCTCCGTTGCCGCATGGTATGACAACGAGATGGGGTACTCCACTCGCCTGGCGGAGATGGCGGCCTTCCTGGCGAAGCAGTCCTAGACCTAACAGGCGCATGCACGAATCGGGCAGGAGACATCCTCCTGCCCGATTTTTGTGGCGTTTGGCTTGCCGGTCAGCCCAGGCGCGCGCCGGCAAGGGATCGCTGGCCCGCCAGGAACTCCTTGCCCGTCATGCGGCGCTTGCCCTCCGGTTGCACTTCCAGCAGCAGGAGGGGAGTGGTGCCCGTCCCCACTGCAGGGCCTTCTGGGTGAAGCACGAACTCGCCGGGGGCGGCGGGGCGCAGGGTGTCTGCCGGCACGGGCATCGCGCGGTGGATGATGAGCCGCCTGCCGCTGAGGAACGTGTAGGCCGACGGCCAGGGGTTGAATGCGCGGACCTTTCGCCAGATTGTCTCTGCCGATTCGGTCCAGTCAATCAGCCCTGCTTGTTTGCTGACGCGCTTGAACCAGGTGGCTTTGCTGTGATCCTGGGGTGTGGGCCGAACCTGACCGGCGAGCCATTTGGGGAGAGTTTCCACGATGAGGGCGGCGCCCAGGTCGGCCAGTTTCTGCATCAGGCTGCCGGCAGTGTCGTCGGGCAGGATGGGCATCGTCGCCTGGCTCAGGATGTCGCCCGCGTCCATCTCCTCGGAGACCAGGATGATCGTTACCCCTGTTTCGGTGTCTCCCGCGAGTATGGCGCTCATGGCAGGCGCAGCGCCCCTGTGTCGCGGCAGCAGGGAGGGATGGATGTTGAGGCTGTGGAACGGCGGGGCGGCGAAAACTTCGGGCGGTATCCACTGCCCATACGCTGCCACGACGATGACGTCGGGTGCCAGCGCCCGCACAGCCCCTATGCCGTCCGGCGTGCGGAGGTTGGCCGGCTGAAGCACGGGGATGCCCAGGGCCGCGGCCGCTTCCTTGATGGGCGGCGGCTTCAGTTGTCGCCCTCGGCCCGCGGGCTTGTCCGGCTGGGTAATGAGGGCCACGATGTTGCCCCATGCCTGTTGGTGCAAAGCCCGCAGGGCAGGAATCCCGAAGTCCCCGGAGCCCATGAAAACGATGCGGTATTTTGCCATAAAGCGTTTTGTCCTCGCTGCTGGGTAAAAGGGCTGTTTGGCGGTATGTTAGCATGGGCGGCCGCGAACGTCAATAGCAGTGTGCGGCGGGGTGCGATGGGGTTGGCTTTCTTGACGGCGAGGCGGCGAGTGGTATACTTGGCAGGTATCTTGCCACGCGCATCCGCACGCACTCGGCTGGCCGCGGTTGGGCGGCTCTGGCGTTGTGCGCGCGGCGAGGACCTTACACCCATGCCACGGGTTGGGGGCGCGAAAGGGGGGTGTAATCGGGACCACAAGCGTGTTCGTGCGTCTCATCCCATTGCAAGCCATGTTCATTCTCTGGGTAATCTCCTAAGACGCGGAGGAAAATGATGAGAACGCTGGCGAAAGTGAGCCTGGGATTCCTGGCCGCTTTGGTGGCGGTTGGCGCGCTGGCCGTGTGCGCCCCTACGCCCACGCCGGAGAAAATCGTGGTGAAGGAGACCGTCCCCGTCAAGGAGACGGAGCAGGTGGTGGTTACGGCAACACCCGCGCCCAAGGGGGGCAAAATCACCTACGGACTGACCCTTGTGGTTTCGGCCATTGACCCGCACCAGGGCCTTTCTTCCGAGTTGGGAATCTTTCTGACGAGCGTGTACGACCCTCTGGTCTGGCAGACGCAAGAGGGCGAGTTCGTTCCGGGTCTGGCCGAAAGGTGGGAGGTGTCGCCGGACGGCAGGGTTTACACCTTCTACCTGCGCAAGGGCGTGAAGTTCCACGATGGGACACCGTTCAATGCTGAAGCGGTGAAGTTCAGTTTTGACCGAATTGTGGATCCCGACCTCAAGTCGCAGAAGGCCATCAACATGCTGGGCGCCTACGATCACACCGAAGTCGTGGATGAGTACACCGCGCGCGTCTATCTGAAAGAGCCTTACGCGCCGTTCCTGGATTCGGTGAGCCAGGTGTATCTCGCCATGGTGTCGCCCATGGCGGTGCAGAAATGGGGCGCGGACTATCGGGACCACCAAGTGGGCACCGGCCCTTTCATGATCAAGGAATACGTGGCCAAGGATCACATCACGCTGGTCAAGAACCCCGACTACAACTGGGCGCCGGAGTTCATGGAGCACCAGGGGCCGGCCTATCTGGACGAGATCACGTTCCGCTTCTATCCCGATGTGGCGACACGGGCGCCGGCGCTGGAAGCGGGCGAGGCCGACGTGATGGGTGAGGTACCACCGCAGGACGCGACCCGACTCCAGGCGAGCGGCAGGTTCGTGTTGCTGCCGACCCGAATCCCCGGGCAGTCCCTTCAGTTCTTTCTGAACACGCAGAAGTTCCCCACGGATGATGTGCGCGTGCGGCAGGCGATGCTGTACGCGGTGGACCGAGAGGCCATCGTCAATGCGGTGTTTCGCGGGTTCTCGCCGGTTGCCTGGGGGCCTTTGAGCGCAGCGACGCCGTTCTATTCCAAGGCCGTGGAAGGGATGTATGCCTACGACCTGAGCAAGGCCAAGGCGCTGCTGGCCGAGGCGGGTTTCCGCGACACCAACGGCGATGGCATCGTAGAGAAGGACGGCCGCCCTGCCGAGGTGGAGATGTTGCTCATGAGTTGGGGGAATGTGCCGGAAGTAGGCCAGATGATTCAGGCCATGCTGCGCCAAATCGGCATCAACGCCAAAACACAGGTGCTCACCTATCCGGCTGCCGTGCAGGCCGCGCGCGAAGGTCAACATAACATGATTCCCCAGGCCGTCAGTGCCAGCGACCCGGACATCCTGCGGACGTTCTTCCATTCCCGGAACATCGCCGCGGGGTTGAACTGGTCCAAGTTCGGCGACGCCGACATGGACCAATGGCTGGATGACGCCGTCCGCACGAACGACCCTGTCCAGCGCGCGCAACTGTACGAGAAGGTTCAGAAGAAGATCATGGACGAGGCTCTGATTATTCCGATTCGCGACTACGTGAACCTGAACGTGGCCAGCGTGCGGGTGAAGGGCCTTCGGTACTCGTTGCAGGGTTGGTTCCCGTGGCTCTATGACGTGTACGTGGAGCCGTAGGGGTTTGTGGCTGGCGTTCTGCGTCTTGGGCGCGACGGCATCCAGGCGCCGCGCTCAAGGCGGGGCAAGATTCTGGGGGAAACCGTGCTTCGCTATGTACAGCGCCGCCTACTCGTAGCCATTCCGGTTGTGCTGGGTGTGGCCACCATCGTGTTTGCGTTGATGCACCTGCTGCCGGGCGACCCGGCCGAGGTGATGCTTGCGCAGTCGGGCGGCCAGGCCGAAACGATTGAGCGCCTGCGGCAACAACTGGGGCTGGACCTACCGCTTCACGTTCAGTATTGGCGTTTTCTGCGCAATCTCGTTCGCGGGGATCTGGGCGAGTCCATCTGGCTGCGCAAGCCGGTGTCGCAGATACTCTGGGAGCAATTGCCCTCTACGGTGGAACTCGCCGTCGCGGCCATGGTGCTGGCCATCGTGGGTGGGGTGTCCCTGGGGCTGCTGGCGGCGCTGAAGCATAACTCGTGGGTAGACCGGGCGGTTATGGTCATCGCTTCGGTCGGGATTTCCATGCCGGTGTTCTGGTCGTCGCTGCTGGGAATCTACCTGTTTGCGGCGCAGTTGCGCTGGCTTCCGGCGACGGGCCAGGGAGATTTGCGGCATTTGATTCTGCCGGCTGCTGTGCTGGGGTATGGGACGGCCGGGTCGGTGGCCCGCCTGGTGCGTTCCAGCATGTTGGAGGTGCTGGGGCAGGAGTACATTACCGCCGCGAGGGCCAAAGGACTCTTCTGGCGGGTCGTGGTTCTGCGCCATGCCTTGAAGAACGCTTTGATTCCCGTCGTAACGATGCTCGGGTTGCAGTTCGGTGGGCTGCTGGGCGGGGCCGTGATCACCGAGACGGTGTTCTCTCGGCAGGGGCTTGGGCGCACGATGGTGGATGCCATCATCTGGAAGGACTTTCCGCTGGTGCAGGGCGAGGTCATCCTGATCGCGGGAATGTACGTGGTGGTCAACCTGCTGGTGGATGTTTCCTACGCCTTCATTGACCCGCGCATTCGGCGCGGTGCGTAGGCGAAGGAGACTCGAACTGCCATGAGCCGCTCCAGGACTGCCTCCGAGATGGCGGCTGCTGCGGAATCCGGGCCGCGTTCGCCGTGGGCGGTGGCGCTCGCCCGCCTGTGGCGCAACGGTGCTGCCCTGGCCGGGCTCGGCGTCCTTCTGGCGATGGGGCTGCTGGCCGTGTTGGCCCCGTGGGTCGCGCCGTATGATCCTCTTGCCATGGATTTGCCCAATCAACTTCAGCCGCCCGGCGCAAGCCACTGGCTGGGGACCGATCTCCTGGGGCGCGACATCCTGTCCCGTCTCCTGTACGGTGGCCGGGCGACGCTGGTAACGGCGCTGGTGGCTGTGAGCATCTCCGTGGTCTTCGGCGTGTTGCTGGGACTGGTCGCGGGGTTCTATGGGGGAATCGTGGATTCGTGCCTCATGCGCTTTGTGGACATGCTCCTGGCGTTCCCGAGGATTCTCCTGGCCCTCACGGTGGTGGCGTTGCTGGGGGTTGGGCTTGGCAATGTGATGCTGGCCGTGGGCATTGCCGGCATATCGGGCTACGCGCGCATCGTGCGCGGCGTGGTGTTGAGCGCAAGGGAACAGCCGTATGTAGAGGCGGCGCGGTTGGTCGGTTGCGGGAATCGGCGAATCGTCTTCCGGCATGTGCTGCCCAATGTCCTGGCGCCGGTGATCGTCCTGGCGACGCTGGACATTGCCCACGCGCTTCTCAGCGCGTCGTCATTGAGTTTCCTGGGGCTGGGCGCTCAACCCCCGATGCCCGAATGGGGGCTGATGTTGAACGAGGGTCGGGCTTACCTGCGGGTGGCCCCCTGGGTTACAACGGTCCCTGGCCTGACGATCATGCTTGCGGTGTTGAGCGTGAACGTGTTTGGGGATGGACTTCGGGACGCATTGGATCCGAGATTGCAGGTGGGGTGAGGCCTATGGCGACGATGGACCTATCGCTGCTGGAGCGTGCGAGACAGTTGGAACCGCTGCTGCGGGACATTCGGCGGCGCTTGCACCAGTGGCCCGAGTTGGGATTCCAGGAGTTCAAGACGGCCAACCTGATTGCCGAGATGCTCTCATCCCTTGGGGTGGAGTTTCGCACAGGGGTAGGCCGGACCGGGGTTGTGGCCTTCCTGGGGCGTGGCGCTCCGACGATCGCGCTCCGCGCGGATATGGACGCCTTGCCGATTCACGAGAAGACCGGGTTGCCCTACGCCTCGCGCGTGCCGGGCGTGATGCACGCATGCGGCCACGATGCTCATGTCGCCTCGCTGTTGGGCGTTGCCATGCTGCTGCGCGACGCGGACATCCGCGGCAGCGTACGCCTGATTTTCCAGCCCGCGGAAGAGACGGTGGACGAAGAAGGCCGAAGCGGGGCCGACCGCATGGTGGAGGCGGGCGTACTGGAGGGCGTAGATGCCATTGCGGCCAGCCATGTGGTGGTGGATGAGCCGGTTGGCACGGTGCTGGTATCGGCTGGCCCGATCCTGGCCGCAACCGACGCTTTCCAACTCACGGTCATCGGCTCTGCAGCCCATGGCGCGTATCCACACAAGGGGATTGACGCCATTGTGCTCGCGGCCCAGGTGGTGAATGCGATCCAGAGCATCGTGGCGCGGCGTATAGACCCTATGGAGGCGGGGGTCATCACCGTGGGCACCATTTCCGGAGGACGGAAGGCCAACGTGATTGCCGACCGTGTGGAACTCACGGGCACGATCCGCAGTTTCAGCCCGCTGGTGCGCAGGCAGATCGCGGAGGGCTTGAGGGAGGCGTGTGAACTGGTGAGGGCGCAGAAGGGCGATTACGTCTTGGAGATTTCG
The DNA window shown above is from Chloroflexota bacterium and carries:
- a CDS encoding amidohydrolase, whose translation is MLERARQLEPLLRDIRRRLHQWPELGFQEFKTANLIAEMLSSLGVEFRTGVGRTGVVAFLGRGAPTIALRADMDALPIHEKTGLPYASRVPGVMHACGHDAHVASLLGVAMLLRDADIRGSVRLIFQPAEETVDEEGRSGADRMVEAGVLEGVDAIAASHVVVDEPVGTVLVSAGPILAATDAFQLTVIGSAAHGAYPHKGIDAIVLAAQVVNAIQSIVARRIDPMEAGVITVGTISGGRKANVIADRVELTGTIRSFSPLVRRQIAEGLREACELVRAQKGDYVLEISQGHPTTVNDAALAALVERVAVGMGLKVGPEVPSPVSEDFSLYTQYVPGVYFLVGAALEGSPQRQSHSSRFDLDERALPIASAMLAATALEFLASRR
- the malQ gene encoding 4-alpha-glucanotransferase — encoded protein: MTRFPRCSGILMHPTSLPSRYGIGDMGPSAYQFADFLAAAGQSYWQVLPLSPTGFGDSPYQGLSVFAGNPLLISPELLLHEGLLAPEHLADVPQFSDARVDFGRVIPYKTALLDRSFAHFQAQASDAQRAAFTAFCAENAFWLEDYALFAALKEHYNLRPWYEWDRDIARREPDALRRWREHLRDRIEAQKYRQWLFLTQWLRLKRYANDRGIRIIGDIPLYVARDSTDVWANPHLFHLDENLEPTVVSGVPPDYFSATGQLWGHPIYQWDLMAEDGYAWWIARFRMAFTQADVIRIDHFRGFYNYWEVPAGRDTAVVGRWLYGPGARLFHAVTQALGEVAIIAEDLGDFDDASRAGVDALKAEFGYPGMKILQFAFGGDPSDPFLPHNYTRDCVVYTGSHDNDTTVGWYQVTSTEKERDYARRYMAVDGSDIAWDFIRLAWASVANTAMTTTQDLLSLGHEARMNHPGTSGAPNWCWRVLPGALTDNIAARLRELTYLYGRLRQP
- a CDS encoding ABC transporter substrate-binding protein, which translates into the protein MRTLAKVSLGFLAALVAVGALAVCAPTPTPEKIVVKETVPVKETEQVVVTATPAPKGGKITYGLTLVVSAIDPHQGLSSELGIFLTSVYDPLVWQTQEGEFVPGLAERWEVSPDGRVYTFYLRKGVKFHDGTPFNAEAVKFSFDRIVDPDLKSQKAINMLGAYDHTEVVDEYTARVYLKEPYAPFLDSVSQVYLAMVSPMAVQKWGADYRDHQVGTGPFMIKEYVAKDHITLVKNPDYNWAPEFMEHQGPAYLDEITFRFYPDVATRAPALEAGEADVMGEVPPQDATRLQASGRFVLLPTRIPGQSLQFFLNTQKFPTDDVRVRQAMLYAVDREAIVNAVFRGFSPVAWGPLSAATPFYSKAVEGMYAYDLSKAKALLAEAGFRDTNGDGIVEKDGRPAEVEMLLMSWGNVPEVGQMIQAMLRQIGINAKTQVLTYPAAVQAAREGQHNMIPQAVSASDPDILRTFFHSRNIAAGLNWSKFGDADMDQWLDDAVRTNDPVQRAQLYEKVQKKIMDEALIIPIRDYVNLNVASVRVKGLRYSLQGWFPWLYDVYVEP
- the fmt gene encoding methionyl-tRNA formyltransferase; this translates as MAKYRIVFMGSGDFGIPALRALHQQAWGNIVALITQPDKPAGRGRQLKPPPIKEAAAALGIPVLQPANLRTPDGIGAVRALAPDVIVVAAYGQWIPPEVFAAPPFHSLNIHPSLLPRHRGAAPAMSAILAGDTETGVTIILVSEEMDAGDILSQATMPILPDDTAGSLMQKLADLGAALIVETLPKWLAGQVRPTPQDHSKATWFKRVSKQAGLIDWTESAETIWRKVRAFNPWPSAYTFLSGRRLIIHRAMPVPADTLRPAAPGEFVLHPEGPAVGTGTTPLLLLEVQPEGKRRMTGKEFLAGQRSLAGARLG
- a CDS encoding ABC transporter permease; translated protein: MLRYVQRRLLVAIPVVLGVATIVFALMHLLPGDPAEVMLAQSGGQAETIERLRQQLGLDLPLHVQYWRFLRNLVRGDLGESIWLRKPVSQILWEQLPSTVELAVAAMVLAIVGGVSLGLLAALKHNSWVDRAVMVIASVGISMPVFWSSLLGIYLFAAQLRWLPATGQGDLRHLILPAAVLGYGTAGSVARLVRSSMLEVLGQEYITAARAKGLFWRVVVLRHALKNALIPVVTMLGLQFGGLLGGAVITETVFSRQGLGRTMVDAIIWKDFPLVQGEVILIAGMYVVVNLLVDVSYAFIDPRIRRGA
- a CDS encoding aldehyde dehydrogenase — encoded protein: MGNIAIHGFGRIGRSALKAALKGGLFVPVSISDIKDVPTLAALFAVDSNYGRWHEPVQAEDNAFIIGGRKIAYYNTLQELPDWGALGVDLVVDCTGRATVRAGAQAHLDRGAKRVLVSAPSKTLQDCDAVLLPGINLEQFDPEKHRIISMASCTTNALAPVVKVLREHYGIKSGFFSTVHAYTNSQSLTDQPMKDRRDSWAAAENIIPSSSGAAKALNFIWPDLKMTGKAYRVPVRTGSIAEVNAILGRSVTADEVRNAFREAAARPPLHGIMDVLEEQWASSRIVGDPHSSIVDLPLVQVMDSILVSVAAWYDNEMGYSTRLAEMAAFLAKQS
- a CDS encoding ABC transporter permease codes for the protein MSRSRTASEMAAAAESGPRSPWAVALARLWRNGAALAGLGVLLAMGLLAVLAPWVAPYDPLAMDLPNQLQPPGASHWLGTDLLGRDILSRLLYGGRATLVTALVAVSISVVFGVLLGLVAGFYGGIVDSCLMRFVDMLLAFPRILLALTVVALLGVGLGNVMLAVGIAGISGYARIVRGVVLSAREQPYVEAARLVGCGNRRIVFRHVLPNVLAPVIVLATLDIAHALLSASSLSFLGLGAQPPMPEWGLMLNEGRAYLRVAPWVTTVPGLTIMLAVLSVNVFGDGLRDALDPRLQVG